The following are encoded in a window of Bacteroidota bacterium genomic DNA:
- a CDS encoding DUF998 domain-containing protein, whose protein sequence is MATTTVDYVRVMHPAPASGAQSKWQRITLVSVLGYEALGCLVGGSFLVAAPEGSLMDMPVSIMHGTFPDFLIPGMILFALGLLNAAAFFAVFRRSHADWLMAGLALGGLTIWFWVEIAILLELHWLHAMWGLPVLLGGLVAIPLLPDREETLRKGFLIGGILASLLYVAINIIVALQWPTYNSASQTVSELSAVNAPTRTLWLVLSTPYTFLMMAFGWGVWQSARGSRPLRIAGDLLLAYAALGLLWPLAPMHLRETLAAGGATFSDTLHLTLGAVTEVLYLCALGFAAKALGKSFRVYSLATFVVLLVFGILTFLDAPGLSTNQPTPMIGVWERINIGVFLLWVVVLAIELLPLQNTAASK, encoded by the coding sequence ATGGCAACCACAACTGTAGATTACGTCCGAGTCATGCATCCGGCACCAGCGTCAGGTGCTCAGTCGAAGTGGCAGCGGATCACCCTGGTAAGCGTTCTTGGTTACGAGGCCTTAGGATGTTTGGTGGGAGGCAGCTTTCTTGTCGCGGCACCGGAGGGCTCACTCATGGACATGCCGGTTAGCATTATGCACGGCACCTTCCCCGATTTCCTCATCCCCGGCATGATCCTCTTTGCACTGGGACTGCTGAACGCCGCCGCGTTTTTCGCAGTCTTTCGAAGATCCCACGCCGATTGGCTGATGGCTGGCCTTGCATTGGGCGGCCTCACGATCTGGTTCTGGGTCGAGATTGCCATACTGCTTGAGCTTCACTGGTTGCATGCCATGTGGGGTCTGCCAGTCCTGCTCGGCGGTTTGGTCGCAATCCCTCTTTTACCGGATCGTGAGGAAACACTTCGCAAGGGATTCCTGATTGGCGGCATTCTCGCATCGTTGCTGTATGTCGCAATTAACATTATCGTAGCATTGCAGTGGCCCACCTACAATTCCGCTTCACAAACGGTAAGCGAACTCTCTGCGGTCAACGCTCCGACTCGAACACTCTGGCTGGTGCTGAGCACACCTTATACATTCCTGATGATGGCATTTGGCTGGGGCGTTTGGCAATCGGCACGAGGAAGCAGACCGTTGCGCATCGCGGGCGATCTATTGCTGGCCTATGCCGCGTTGGGGCTCTTATGGCCGCTTGCACCGATGCACCTACGCGAAACGTTGGCAGCAGGTGGAGCGACATTCTCCGATACCCTGCACCTTACCCTTGGGGCAGTAACCGAGGTCCTCTACTTATGCGCGCTCGGTTTCGCGGCAAAGGCACTCGGCAAATCGTTTCGAGTCTATTCCCTCGCGACATTCGTGGTGCTTCTTGTCTTCGGCATCCTCACATTTTTGGATGCACCGGGCCTCAGCACAAATCAACCCACGCCGATGATTGGAGTATGGGAACGCATCAATATCGGCGTCTTCTTGCTCTGGGTCGTGGTGCTGGCGATCGAGCTCTTGCCACTTCAAAATACTGCAGCCTCAAAGTAA
- a CDS encoding T9SS type A sorting domain-containing protein: MIRLLALSLVIYGLQPGSASAQQPPLIWQNDTVFRSVVGRVIQTGVGFKNASNTRELQIKDMYFEHQADSVFIVDEHYSTKPFTLPANSVSGASIRFKSPAYATTVHDNLIALCAYTDDPSNVMTLKRAYVGTTTTDSSSDSNRACVYGHDCNSMFPINPGDTSYGLLCYELEYLPRDTVYITSIEFVGRDAASFHLVNPTFPKSGTMFQTPVGRISQPYVFSPVRLTGPKRYIATAIAKMYSSDGILCHESDIDVMGYLATAGQDTSVLDLFRSDSLPVHFSKDSTTRWHQVLFINNSPSTIKIDSAYMGSGDCFEIDESYPPYGTQIHQGEAFSANFYFRGDSTSAGWDCRDTLFIITENALQALSFPLHNIFRSQATVGTAPAPLQLSLIPNPSNGSVDIQTGTDGIGTHIEIYDILGNLVASRSTAQWHWMGIAADGSSVPNGTYIVRISNGATGNAASRRLLINR, from the coding sequence ATGATACGTCTTCTTGCGCTCAGTCTCGTAATCTATGGGCTTCAGCCAGGCAGCGCCAGCGCCCAACAGCCGCCGCTGATCTGGCAAAATGACACGGTATTCCGTTCCGTAGTCGGACGGGTGATCCAAACCGGAGTCGGGTTTAAGAATGCCTCGAATACACGAGAACTGCAAATCAAGGACATGTACTTTGAGCATCAGGCCGACAGTGTATTTATTGTTGACGAGCATTATAGCACCAAGCCGTTCACTCTGCCCGCAAACTCCGTCAGTGGTGCTAGTATTCGGTTCAAATCGCCAGCATACGCCACGACTGTGCATGACAACCTTATCGCGCTCTGTGCATATACCGATGATCCGAGCAATGTAATGACTCTTAAGCGAGCGTATGTGGGCACGACCACCACCGATAGCTCCTCGGATAGCAACCGCGCGTGCGTCTACGGTCACGATTGCAACAGCATGTTCCCGATCAATCCGGGCGATACTTCATACGGGCTGTTGTGCTATGAACTGGAATACCTTCCTCGAGACACGGTCTATATCACGAGCATCGAGTTTGTCGGTCGTGATGCTGCTTCGTTCCATCTTGTGAATCCGACGTTCCCGAAGTCCGGCACTATGTTCCAAACACCCGTAGGGCGAATCAGCCAGCCCTACGTCTTCAGCCCGGTGCGCCTGACAGGTCCAAAGCGCTATATTGCGACGGCGATCGCAAAAATGTACTCGTCGGACGGCATTCTCTGTCATGAGTCGGACATTGACGTAATGGGATACCTTGCAACTGCTGGGCAGGATACTTCTGTCCTGGATCTCTTCCGTTCGGATTCGCTGCCGGTTCATTTCAGCAAGGACTCGACCACTCGCTGGCATCAAGTCCTCTTCATCAATAATTCTCCTTCCACGATCAAAATTGACAGCGCGTATATGGGTTCGGGGGACTGTTTCGAAATCGACGAGTCTTATCCTCCATACGGCACGCAAATCCATCAGGGCGAAGCGTTCTCGGCAAACTTTTACTTCCGTGGTGACTCGACTTCCGCCGGCTGGGATTGCAGGGACACATTGTTTATTATTACGGAGAACGCGCTTCAAGCGCTCAGCTTCCCATTGCATAACATATTCCGGTCGCAGGCAACAGTGGGCACTGCTCCGGCTCCACTCCAATTGTCATTGATTCCGAACCCTTCGAATGGATCAGTCGATATCCAGACTGGCACTGATGGAATCGGCACCCACATCGAGATCTACGACATTCTCGGCAATCTCGTGGCATCACGCAGCACTGCACAATGGCACTGGATGGGTATCGCCGCTGATGGAAGCTCCGTACCAAATGGGACATACATCGTCCGAATCAGTAATGGGGCCACCGGCAATGCTGCCTCCCGACGCTTATTGATAAACCGATAA
- a CDS encoding T9SS type A sorting domain-containing protein translates to MMKRLLAFCALFLALQIVTVRAQMPIAWQGDTIFHSVVGRTVHSGVSYQNLSWKRYLHVVNVYFVNQADSIFFVNPPFQGPPYILPPQSWGSTGFVFKAPKADTTVYDTLVTAFAYTDDSTNVVQVKRLCVGTATTDSSSDSNRVCLYGHDCVMLQPVSFGDTAFGELCYEVDYVPMDTIHIMSIEITGRDAASFHLIDTTMPKSSAYFGRISEPYYFSPVRRTGVKRYEATAVTKVYSSDGILCHECDVPLTGYTVMQRQDSLPVNLFGSDTLALHFSADSTVFYHVLEFRNNSSVPVKLDTAYMNPGTCFAIDGGSPPFGTRLQPGDLYNVDVHYCGDSTAAGWDCSDTMFIVAENALQVLSFPMTHLLPAAGVRLPPTPLQLSLSPNPSTGSVDIQTGSDGIDTRIEIYDILGNLVASHTGTSWHWTAVDRIGSPIPNGSYIVRISEASSGRISSQRLLIAR, encoded by the coding sequence ATGATGAAACGCCTTCTCGCATTCTGCGCTCTATTTCTCGCGCTTCAAATCGTTACCGTGCGCGCCCAAATGCCGATCGCATGGCAGGGAGATACTATCTTCCACTCCGTGGTGGGCCGGACGGTCCATAGTGGAGTGTCCTATCAGAATTTATCCTGGAAGCGGTATTTGCACGTCGTCAACGTGTACTTCGTGAATCAGGCGGACAGCATCTTCTTCGTCAATCCTCCGTTCCAGGGGCCACCATATATCCTTCCGCCCCAGTCATGGGGTTCCACGGGGTTCGTGTTCAAAGCTCCAAAGGCCGACACCACCGTTTACGATACGCTCGTTACGGCATTTGCCTATACGGACGACAGCACAAATGTGGTGCAAGTGAAGCGCCTCTGTGTCGGGACCGCGACAACCGACAGCTCCTCCGACAGCAATCGCGTGTGCCTCTATGGACACGATTGTGTCATGCTCCAGCCAGTCTCGTTCGGTGATACTGCGTTCGGCGAACTCTGTTATGAAGTAGACTACGTCCCGATGGATACGATTCATATCATGAGCATCGAGATCACCGGACGTGATGCGGCATCCTTTCATTTGATTGATACCACGATGCCCAAATCCTCCGCTTACTTTGGGAGAATTAGTGAACCCTATTATTTCTCACCGGTCCGCCGGACGGGAGTGAAGCGTTATGAAGCGACCGCGGTCACCAAGGTCTATTCTTCGGATGGCATTCTCTGCCATGAGTGCGATGTTCCTCTGACCGGCTATACTGTCATGCAACGACAAGACAGCCTGCCGGTCAATCTGTTCGGCTCGGATACATTAGCACTTCACTTCAGTGCGGACTCGACGGTCTTTTACCACGTACTTGAATTTCGAAATAATTCCAGCGTCCCGGTCAAGCTCGATACCGCCTATATGAACCCCGGCACGTGCTTCGCGATAGATGGCGGATCTCCTCCCTTTGGGACAAGGCTTCAGCCAGGCGATCTCTATAATGTTGACGTCCACTATTGCGGCGACTCCACCGCGGCCGGTTGGGATTGCTCGGACACCATGTTTATCGTTGCCGAGAACGCGCTGCAAGTCCTCTCCTTCCCCATGACCCATCTCCTGCCGGCCGCTGGAGTACGCCTCCCACCAACTCCGCTGCAGTTATCGCTGAGTCCAAATCCTTCGACTGGTTCTGTCGATATTCAAACCGGCTCCGATGGAATCGACACCCGCATCGAGATCTATGATATTCTCGGTAACCTTGTGGCGTCACATACCGGCACTAGCTGGCATTGGACGGCGGTCGACCGGATCGGCAGTCCCATTCCGAATGGCAGCTATATCGTTCGAATCAGCGAGGCCTCTTCTGGCAGAATCTCCTCCCAACGTTTGCTAATCGCTCGGTAG
- a CDS encoding SDR family oxidoreductase, with product MTPTKLQSKTVFITGASSGIGQATATAFAAESASLLLCARRIDRLKELKAHLYRVHPEAKIHVFELDVRDRKAVDQALDALPEEWRHIDILVNNAGLSRGLDKLHEGSIEDWEEMLDTNVKGLLYVTRKVMPGMIERKHGHIINIGSIAGHEVYQKGNVYCASKHAVDAITKGLRLDVVDTPLRVTTIDPGLVETEFSEVRFHGDTERASTVYKGFEPLQASDIADTILWCATRPPHVQIAEIVIFPTAQASATTVHRQ from the coding sequence GTGACTCCAACCAAGCTTCAAAGCAAAACTGTATTTATCACCGGCGCCTCCTCCGGGATCGGTCAGGCTACGGCCACTGCATTCGCCGCCGAGAGCGCCTCGCTGCTGCTGTGCGCGCGGCGGATCGACCGGCTCAAAGAGCTGAAGGCCCATCTCTATCGCGTTCATCCCGAAGCGAAGATTCATGTGTTCGAACTCGACGTTCGCGATCGCAAGGCGGTGGACCAGGCGCTCGATGCGCTGCCGGAAGAGTGGAGGCACATTGACATTCTCGTCAACAATGCGGGACTTTCGCGCGGACTCGATAAGTTGCACGAAGGATCGATCGAGGATTGGGAAGAGATGCTCGATACGAACGTGAAGGGCTTACTCTATGTGACGCGTAAGGTCATGCCGGGCATGATCGAGCGCAAACACGGGCACATTATCAATATCGGTTCGATCGCGGGACATGAAGTCTATCAGAAGGGGAACGTCTACTGCGCTTCGAAGCATGCGGTCGATGCCATCACAAAAGGTTTGCGATTGGACGTCGTCGATACTCCGCTGCGGGTGACGACAATCGATCCGGGACTTGTCGAGACGGAATTTTCGGAAGTCCGATTCCACGGCGATACTGAACGCGCATCGACAGTATACAAAGGCTTCGAGCCATTGCAGGCTTCGGACATCGCCGATACCATCCTCTGGTGTGCGACGCGCCCTCCCCATGTGCAGATTGCGGAGATCGTTATCTTCCCGACCGCGCAGGCTTCGGCGACCACAGTTCACCGACAATAA
- a CDS encoding T9SS type A sorting domain-containing protein, giving the protein MERVLGKLAGEEGDREDVRVNSAYLHSGALRNDLALFVELSYLCGMTSRATWVVLALLTVIPLRVEAQHWYGGFSPESVFFAAPANSGVLSFGTNFTVYSDSVMNFNFEGSSGITADPSSVMCWGGRFPTQAHIRISVNLKDWVQPPCTGMPNGVIVQPSGLYGYFMIFGYVYDPKIVGRARSDTTLLSFGQVDTASIASQSLSRHIFIDSLGSRYRYLKILNVRAPFYADDSIEPMFAGTGPVGGYCVMDHDHEGFARFQPKQPGHYVDTTFLFDPLRGDSTMLLLEGDGVNAPEQDVEFAPTKVSPVSIYPNPCSDAATIALHGMRFDQITIRNILGTRVKEFRDVSSDLVFDASLVPDGLYLLEAQTRDKVVTMRFLVAH; this is encoded by the coding sequence ATGGAAAGAGTATTGGGCAAGTTGGCAGGAGAAGAAGGAGACCGTGAAGACGTAAGAGTCAACAGCGCATACCTCCACTCTGGGGCACTGCGAAATGACCTTGCGCTATTCGTCGAGCTTTCGTATCTTTGTGGTATGACATCGCGCGCGACATGGGTAGTTTTGGCTCTCCTCACCGTGATTCCGCTTCGCGTCGAGGCTCAACATTGGTATGGGGGATTTTCACCAGAGTCGGTCTTCTTCGCAGCTCCGGCCAATTCAGGAGTTTTGAGCTTCGGAACAAACTTCACTGTTTATTCTGACTCGGTAATGAACTTCAACTTTGAAGGTTCATCAGGCATAACGGCCGATCCGAGCAGTGTGATGTGCTGGGGAGGGAGGTTTCCGACGCAAGCACACATACGGATATCTGTAAATTTGAAGGACTGGGTGCAGCCGCCATGCACTGGAATGCCAAATGGCGTGATCGTGCAACCGTCGGGGTTGTATGGTTACTTCATGATATTCGGGTATGTCTATGATCCGAAAATTGTGGGACGAGCCCGCAGTGATACCACACTACTAAGTTTCGGCCAAGTAGACACGGCCAGCATCGCATCGCAAAGCCTCTCGCGGCACATCTTCATCGATTCACTCGGGAGTCGTTACCGGTACCTCAAGATTCTCAACGTAAGAGCTCCTTTTTATGCAGATGATTCGATAGAGCCGATGTTTGCTGGGACAGGACCGGTGGGTGGATATTGTGTTATGGATCATGATCACGAAGGCTTCGCCCGTTTTCAACCGAAACAACCCGGACATTATGTCGACACCACATTTCTTTTCGACCCACTGAGGGGTGATTCAACAATGTTGCTTCTGGAAGGCGATGGCGTGAACGCTCCTGAGCAAGATGTGGAGTTTGCGCCTACCAAGGTCTCTCCAGTTTCGATTTATCCAAATCCGTGTTCGGATGCCGCGACGATTGCACTGCATGGGATGCGGTTCGATCAGATTACTATTCGCAATATTCTCGGCACTCGCGTGAAGGAGTTTCGCGATGTCAGCTCAGACCTCGTATTCGACGCTTCCTTGGTGCCTGACGGACTCTATCTACTCGAGGCTCAGACTCGGGACAAGGTTGTTACGATGCGCTTTTTGGTCGCGCACTAA
- a CDS encoding homogentisate 1,2-dioxygenase: MNWPIVKGKATRQAHVALPEGTFEEEHGREGFFGRVSHLYHTHPPTGWTRIEGNLRPHAFYLDKVEPSDMRDARGVPEPVLYNDDLILSISRRAEAAPYYSRNADGDELFFVHQGHGTIETDFGVIGYERGDYIAIPRATTYRFVPETKENFIVVVEAHSEILPPTPEQKGLIGMHALYDMSAITIPDFIPYEKKPETNGKEYELRIKRLGEYTSVFYPFHPIDLVGWKGDLTVFKINMRDIRPVMSPRVHLPPSAHTTFLAENFVICSFLPRPLEEDPDTLRVPFYHRNTDYDEVLFYHDGDFFSRDNIKAAMMTLHPQGIHHGPHPKALKANPNITRTNEYAMMLDAKHPLKIAPAAEAAEWKEYWASWQEKKETVKT; the protein is encoded by the coding sequence GTCGCGCTGCCGGAGGGGACATTCGAGGAAGAGCACGGACGCGAGGGTTTTTTTGGCCGCGTCTCGCATTTGTATCACACGCACCCGCCGACGGGTTGGACACGGATCGAAGGCAACCTGCGTCCCCACGCATTTTATCTCGACAAAGTCGAGCCTTCGGATATGCGGGACGCGCGTGGGGTGCCGGAGCCGGTCCTGTATAATGACGATCTGATCCTCTCCATTAGTCGCCGCGCGGAGGCTGCGCCATATTACTCGCGCAATGCCGATGGTGACGAGCTGTTCTTTGTTCATCAGGGTCACGGCACGATCGAGACGGACTTCGGCGTGATCGGCTATGAGCGCGGTGATTACATTGCGATTCCGCGTGCCACGACCTATCGATTCGTGCCGGAGACGAAAGAGAATTTCATTGTCGTGGTCGAAGCGCATTCGGAAATTCTGCCGCCCACGCCTGAGCAAAAAGGACTGATCGGGATGCACGCGCTTTACGATATGTCGGCCATCACCATCCCGGATTTCATCCCGTACGAGAAGAAGCCGGAGACGAACGGCAAAGAGTACGAACTTCGAATTAAGCGGCTGGGCGAATACACCTCGGTCTTCTATCCGTTTCATCCGATCGATCTCGTTGGCTGGAAGGGTGACCTCACGGTCTTTAAGATCAATATGCGCGACATCCGGCCAGTGATGTCGCCGCGCGTACACCTCCCACCGAGTGCGCACACCACATTCCTTGCGGAGAACTTCGTGATCTGCTCGTTCCTGCCGCGCCCGCTCGAAGAAGATCCGGATACGCTGCGTGTGCCGTTCTACCACCGCAACACAGATTACGATGAGGTGCTATTCTATCACGATGGCGATTTCTTTTCGCGTGATAACATTAAGGCGGCGATGATGACGCTGCACCCGCAGGGCATTCATCACGGTCCGCACCCGAAGGCGCTGAAGGCAAACCCGAATATCACGCGCACGAACGAGTACGCAATGATGCTCGACGCCAAGCATCCTTTGAAGATCGCACCCGCCGCGGAAGCCGCCGAATGGAAAGAGTATTGGGCAAGTTGGCAGGAGAAGAAGGAGACCGTGAAGACGTAA